One Chlamydia sp. genomic region harbors:
- the hemE gene encoding uroporphyrinogen decarboxylase codes for MAAFYEAISPSGQQRPPVWFLRQVGRYMPQYRELKKNRSLKEFFLDTESIVEATLLGPSLLGVDAAIIFVDILSILEGFSVNYQFAPGPEISYSPHQPLIFTQEPLNTFSFLLEAIQKLTKQLTVPLIAFAASPFTLASYLIEGGASKDFSKTIAFLYQYPDKFQTLLDDIIQATATYLHIQIQAGAAAIQLFESSSLRLPPSLFSKYVVAPNTKLIRKIKQNGNPPVSLFCRCFYQEFLSLYATGADTLHPDYHIELSELYRQVDNPGSIQGNFDPALLLLPQDLLISYLETYLSPLKQQSHYIFNSGHGILPQTPLENVQAVVSCLTSTSIS; via the coding sequence ATGGCAGCTTTTTATGAAGCAATCTCTCCCAGCGGCCAACAACGTCCCCCTGTATGGTTTCTGCGTCAAGTCGGACGATATATGCCTCAATATCGAGAACTCAAAAAAAATCGCTCTCTAAAAGAGTTTTTTTTAGATACAGAGTCGATTGTAGAGGCAACCCTATTAGGTCCTTCTTTATTAGGAGTAGATGCTGCTATTATTTTCGTAGATATCTTGTCTATCCTGGAAGGGTTCTCAGTCAATTACCAATTTGCCCCAGGGCCAGAAATCTCCTATTCTCCCCATCAGCCCCTCATTTTTACTCAAGAACCTCTGAATACCTTCTCTTTTTTGCTTGAAGCTATTCAAAAACTAACAAAACAACTCACAGTCCCTTTAATTGCCTTTGCTGCTTCTCCCTTTACTCTTGCTAGTTATCTTATAGAAGGTGGTGCATCCAAAGATTTTTCTAAAACTATAGCTTTTCTTTATCAATATCCTGACAAATTCCAAACCCTTCTGGATGACATTATTCAGGCTACGGCTACTTATCTGCATATACAGATACAAGCAGGAGCTGCAGCCATTCAGCTTTTCGAATCTTCTAGTTTACGTCTGCCACCTAGCTTATTCTCAAAATATGTAGTTGCTCCTAATACTAAACTGATTCGAAAGATCAAACAAAATGGGAATCCTCCTGTTAGCCTATTCTGTCGATGCTTTTATCAAGAGTTTCTGTCTCTATATGCTACAGGAGCTGATACCCTCCATCCAGATTATCACATAGAACTTTCGGAATTGTATCGTCAGGTAGACAACCCAGGATCCATCCAAGGTAATTTCGACCCAGCTCTTCTGTTATTGCCTCAAGATTTACTTATTTCTTATCTTGAAACCTATCTTTCTCCTTTAAAACAGCAATCTCATTATATTTTCAATTCAGGGCACGGTATTCTGCCTCAAACGCCATTAGAAAACGTACAGGCTGTCGTATCATGTTTAACGTCAACTTCAATTTCCTAA
- the hemN gene encoding oxygen-independent coproporphyrinogen III oxidase: protein MFNVNFNFLKGLHQPAPRYTSYPTIVDWEPSSDHGYTALKKLENEQSPLSLYFHIPFCQSMCLYCGCAVVLNRKIEVVDLYIETLIQEMQLAFSLLKERKTVSRIHFGGGTPSRLSRAQFQHLFTHIHKFFDLSHLEELAIEFDPRSLREDADKPLFLHDLGFNRVSLGIQDTQWEVQEAVRRRQPYEESLLAYEKFRELKFTGINIDLIYGLPKQTPSSFQKTIQDILDMRPDRLALFSFAHVPWVKPHQKALQAKELPSIEEKFTIYSQSRHTLIHEGYHAIGLDHFSLPDDPLTLALKNKTLIRNFQGYSLPPEEDLLGFGMSATSFLRGIYLQNSKDLREYSSIIHSGKLATVKGKILSQDDKIRKWVIHTLMCSFSLSKLEFEQLFHERFDLYFADSYDRLCGMESAGLIRQDSSSLQVTPLGELFVRVIATAFDHYFLKNVAGKPLFSKSI, encoded by the coding sequence ATGTTTAACGTCAACTTCAATTTCCTAAAAGGACTTCATCAGCCAGCTCCTCGCTACACAAGTTATCCTACTATCGTCGACTGGGAACCTTCCTCTGACCATGGTTATACAGCGTTGAAGAAACTTGAGAACGAGCAAAGCCCTCTTTCTTTGTATTTTCATATCCCTTTCTGTCAATCAATGTGTTTGTATTGCGGATGTGCCGTCGTTTTAAATAGAAAAATTGAAGTTGTAGATCTCTACATAGAAACTTTAATCCAAGAAATGCAACTCGCTTTTTCTTTATTAAAGGAAAGGAAAACAGTCTCTAGAATTCATTTTGGGGGAGGCACCCCTAGCCGTTTATCAAGGGCTCAATTCCAACACTTGTTCACTCATATCCATAAATTTTTTGATCTCTCTCATCTTGAAGAGCTCGCTATCGAATTTGATCCTCGAAGCTTAAGAGAAGATGCTGATAAACCCTTGTTTCTTCATGATCTTGGTTTTAATCGTGTCAGCTTAGGAATCCAAGATACCCAATGGGAGGTTCAAGAAGCAGTTCGTAGACGCCAACCTTATGAAGAGTCTCTCTTAGCTTATGAAAAATTTCGAGAGTTAAAATTTACGGGAATCAATATCGATTTAATTTATGGGTTGCCCAAACAAACCCCTTCTAGTTTCCAAAAAACGATTCAAGATATTTTGGATATGCGTCCGGATCGTCTTGCTCTATTCTCTTTTGCACATGTACCTTGGGTGAAACCTCATCAAAAAGCACTGCAAGCCAAAGAACTTCCCTCTATTGAGGAAAAGTTCACAATCTATTCTCAATCTCGGCATACTCTTATCCATGAAGGATATCATGCCATCGGCCTAGACCACTTTTCGCTTCCTGATGATCCTCTAACTCTCGCTCTTAAGAACAAAACTCTTATTCGCAATTTCCAGGGATACTCTCTTCCTCCTGAAGAAGACCTTCTTGGATTTGGTATGTCAGCCACAAGTTTTCTCCGAGGAATTTATTTACAAAACTCTAAAGATCTTCGTGAATATTCTAGCATTATTCATTCAGGGAAACTCGCAACGGTAAAAGGAAAAATCCTTTCCCAAGATGACAAAATTCGAAAATGGGTCATTCATACATTGATGTGCTCGTTTTCTTTATCTAAACTAGAATTCGAACAACTTTTTCATGAACGATTTGATCTATACTTTGCCGATAGCTATGATCGCCTGTGTGGCATGGAGAGTGCTGGTTTGATCCGTCAAGACTCCTCTTCTTTGCAAGTTACTCCTCTTGGAGAGCTTTTTGTGCGAGTAATTGCCACGGCTTTTGACCATTATTTTTTGAAAAACGTTGCAGGAAAACCTCTTTTTTCAAAATCCATATGA
- a CDS encoding protoporphyrinogen oxidase, giving the protein MKHALIVGSGIAGLSAGWWLHKRFPHVQLSILEKESRPGGLIVTEKHRDLALNMGPKGFVLSHDGKNTQHLIQSLGLADELLYSSPAAKTRFIHYGNKIRKVSPWTILKQNLPLTLVKDLFARPYKQDSSVEAFFKRHSSSKLRKHLLNPISVAIRAGHSHILSAQMAYPELTRREAETGSLLRSYLKTFPKNNKKEPYLATLRSGMGKLTQTLHDKLPATWHFSTPVTKIRQLANGEISLSTPKGEITGDLLIYAGSVLDLPSCLEDIPESKLIKLTTSSWDLSCVALGWHTSLPIPHGYGMLFADTPPLLGIVFNSEVFPNHNQSLTLISLLLEGRWHYEEAYAFSLAAISEYLQIYTPPQAFSLFSPQEGLPQHHVGFIQSRQRLLSKLPSNIRIVGQNFAGPGLNRAVTSAYETIASLRP; this is encoded by the coding sequence ATGAAACACGCACTCATCGTTGGTTCTGGTATTGCTGGTCTATCTGCAGGATGGTGGCTGCATAAGCGGTTCCCTCATGTTCAGCTGTCCATTCTAGAAAAAGAATCCCGTCCTGGAGGTCTCATCGTCACAGAAAAACACAGAGATCTTGCTTTAAATATGGGACCAAAAGGTTTTGTTTTGTCTCATGATGGGAAAAATACCCAGCATCTTATCCAATCTTTGGGCTTAGCAGATGAGCTATTGTACAGCTCTCCAGCAGCTAAAACCCGGTTTATTCATTATGGGAATAAAATTCGCAAAGTTTCTCCTTGGACAATCTTGAAACAAAATCTTCCTTTGACTCTGGTTAAAGATCTATTTGCTCGTCCCTACAAACAAGATAGTTCTGTAGAAGCATTCTTCAAAAGACATAGCTCTTCAAAGCTCAGAAAACATCTCTTAAACCCCATCAGTGTGGCTATTCGAGCTGGTCACAGTCATATACTCTCAGCTCAAATGGCCTATCCAGAGTTAACTCGTCGAGAAGCAGAGACTGGTTCTTTGTTACGAAGCTATCTCAAAACCTTTCCTAAAAACAATAAAAAAGAGCCCTATCTGGCTACTTTACGTTCTGGTATGGGGAAGCTAACTCAAACTTTACATGATAAACTGCCCGCTACTTGGCATTTTTCTACTCCTGTAACCAAAATCCGTCAGCTAGCTAATGGAGAGATTTCTCTTTCTACGCCTAAGGGAGAGATTACCGGAGACTTACTCATTTACGCTGGGTCTGTTTTAGATCTCCCCTCTTGTCTAGAGGATATCCCTGAATCCAAACTTATTAAACTAACAACATCATCTTGGGATCTTTCTTGCGTAGCCTTAGGCTGGCATACTTCGCTACCGATTCCTCATGGATATGGGATGCTTTTTGCCGATACGCCTCCCTTACTAGGGATCGTATTTAATTCAGAAGTATTTCCTAATCACAATCAATCACTCACACTTATCTCTCTACTTCTAGAGGGAAGGTGGCATTATGAAGAAGCTTATGCCTTTTCTTTAGCCGCTATTTCTGAATATCTACAGATCTATACTCCGCCTCAAGCATTCTCTTTATTCTCTCCCCAAGAAGGGCTTCCTCAGCACCACGTAGGGTTTATTCAGTCACGACAGCGACTGTTATCTAAACTTCCTTCAAATATTAGAATTGTGGGACAAAATTTTGCTGGCCCAGGTCTAAACCGAGCCGTCACATCTGCTTACGAAACTATCGCTTCTTTGCGACCGTGA
- a CDS encoding CHLTR phosphoprotein translates to MNIRKFILGGCSWFLIGLVICLKVEGALSFGHQCADVHKAMRDGKPLLPIFDAFIGRIVKESASLSEKDWETASWLICEYIRGSLKRGEQELCIDLVTPLFSLATMPAKVKGRIRQVWQTLNPQGVSLKDLVHMLESCGYPSSPQDQLMLSLYNMTLHSSYENKKAEILFAKEQKDYFEALCLCEELEESLATGECSPPPAVCDVEKAFLKKISLATRWEKEKALEGQPSSELLLAYCSAEESYAQAVEQLIKNIEKGDLDRTQEIDAILFAHALSQLPWEEALGEHELEVLISRGQYLTSVYAQNAYFTLLEHYFNKARIQEVARLLDCGKLVFIEPHKKYPEYLFFLGKYWFHLKDFSQAEEIFSSVLRYADRLGVSLAETYEYLGCLACRKEQYSSAEEYFLKAYKGWGREEAGIGLYLLAALKKNLVLWQKTEELVSLAFPHQEFLKWMNRNFLPKQDQEASSSLKVLRRAHLLSDEAFYGLLLSEMISRSQRENSSPIKQLVYDQLDRKVVQQLTEKLAQTKDSFLRRRLSLWKALYEESLEDWNVSYQSKNSFERAFLLCFSALFHSSSNSIEQIPETFSSETSLWQSSLRMVWGLSRSSQDFLSDTYLLGITERPWGDRLYLLQYSFERYLSADTEILEHLTKFPELFPQSSLLPLVYYLQSRAEGFSVTKVAWLIRALEAFSENSFCTKGMKAWAHIYYLIKLDLAETYLYLGKKTESLALFEEIKEDWETHHHPYIRLMNQTNIRVLLEMRWVIGLAHAYEAFQAHEYRNALLMNHIEKRLFQIHPRQEYVGKMLAVISSLCRELLAADSSRSQRSDSFVSRCDGSV, encoded by the coding sequence ATGAATATTCGCAAGTTCATTCTCGGGGGCTGTTCTTGGTTTCTGATAGGGCTGGTGATATGCTTGAAAGTTGAAGGGGCGCTCTCCTTCGGACATCAATGTGCAGATGTTCACAAAGCAATGCGAGATGGTAAGCCGCTCTTACCTATTTTCGATGCTTTTATTGGGCGTATTGTTAAGGAAAGTGCATCTTTGTCTGAGAAGGATTGGGAAACGGCGTCATGGCTGATTTGCGAGTACATTCGTGGAAGTTTAAAGCGAGGAGAACAAGAACTCTGTATAGATCTTGTAACTCCGTTGTTCTCTTTAGCGACAATGCCTGCGAAAGTAAAAGGGCGTATTCGTCAAGTTTGGCAGACTCTCAATCCTCAGGGAGTCTCCTTGAAAGATTTGGTTCATATGTTAGAGAGTTGCGGTTACCCTTCTTCTCCACAGGATCAATTGATGCTTTCTTTATATAATATGACGTTGCATAGCAGTTATGAGAATAAGAAAGCTGAGATCCTTTTTGCTAAAGAGCAAAAAGATTATTTCGAAGCATTGTGTTTATGCGAAGAGTTAGAAGAAAGTTTAGCTACAGGAGAGTGTTCTCCTCCTCCCGCAGTATGTGATGTAGAAAAGGCTTTTTTGAAAAAAATCTCGCTAGCTACGAGGTGGGAGAAAGAAAAAGCGTTAGAGGGACAGCCTTCTTCGGAATTACTCTTGGCTTATTGCAGTGCGGAGGAGAGCTATGCGCAAGCAGTAGAGCAGCTTATTAAAAATATAGAAAAGGGGGATCTAGATCGAACACAGGAAATTGATGCGATTCTGTTTGCTCATGCATTGAGTCAGCTGCCTTGGGAAGAAGCTCTTGGAGAGCACGAATTAGAAGTTCTTATATCTCGAGGACAATATTTAACATCTGTTTATGCTCAAAATGCATATTTTACCTTGCTAGAGCATTACTTCAACAAAGCTCGGATACAGGAAGTAGCGCGTTTATTGGACTGTGGAAAACTAGTCTTTATTGAGCCACATAAAAAATACCCAGAATATCTCTTTTTTTTAGGGAAATATTGGTTTCACTTAAAAGATTTTTCTCAAGCTGAGGAGATATTTTCTTCTGTTCTTCGGTATGCAGATCGATTGGGAGTATCTTTAGCGGAAACTTACGAGTACTTGGGATGTTTAGCCTGCCGTAAAGAGCAATATTCTTCTGCCGAAGAATATTTTTTGAAAGCTTATAAAGGGTGGGGCAGAGAAGAAGCTGGGATTGGGCTGTATTTATTAGCGGCTTTAAAAAAGAATCTTGTTCTTTGGCAAAAGACTGAGGAATTAGTATCTTTAGCATTCCCCCACCAGGAATTTTTAAAATGGATGAACAGAAACTTTTTGCCTAAACAGGATCAAGAGGCTTCTTCTTCACTTAAAGTTCTTCGGAGAGCGCATCTTTTATCCGACGAAGCTTTTTATGGATTATTGCTGAGTGAAATGATTAGCCGTTCTCAACGAGAGAATTCTTCTCCTATAAAACAGCTCGTCTATGATCAATTAGACCGAAAGGTTGTGCAGCAGTTAACAGAGAAGTTAGCACAAACAAAGGACAGTTTTTTACGACGAAGACTGTCTTTGTGGAAAGCTTTGTATGAAGAATCTTTGGAAGATTGGAACGTTTCTTATCAAAGCAAAAATAGTTTTGAAAGGGCCTTTCTTCTTTGCTTTTCTGCTTTATTTCATTCCTCATCTAATTCAATAGAGCAAATACCGGAGACTTTCTCTTCAGAAACTTCTTTATGGCAATCCTCACTGAGAATGGTGTGGGGACTGAGTCGTTCTAGCCAAGATTTTTTGTCGGATACTTATTTGTTAGGCATTACTGAGCGGCCTTGGGGGGATAGACTCTATCTTTTACAGTATTCTTTTGAGCGCTACCTTTCTGCAGATACAGAAATTCTAGAACATTTAACGAAATTTCCGGAATTGTTCCCGCAATCTTCTTTGCTACCTTTAGTATATTATTTGCAGTCAAGGGCTGAGGGATTCTCTGTCACAAAGGTTGCTTGGCTAATAAGAGCTTTGGAAGCCTTTTCTGAAAATTCTTTTTGTACGAAGGGGATGAAAGCCTGGGCCCATATTTACTATTTAATCAAACTTGATTTGGCAGAAACCTACTTATACTTAGGGAAAAAGACAGAATCTTTAGCTCTTTTTGAAGAAATTAAGGAAGATTGGGAAACTCATCATCATCCTTACATAAGGTTGATGAATCAAACGAATATCCGAGTATTACTAGAAATGCGATGGGTTATTGGACTTGCTCATGCATATGAGGCTTTTCAGGCGCATGAATATCGCAACGCCTTATTGATGAATCATATTGAAAAACGACTGTTTCAAATACATCCAAGACAAGAGTATGTTGGAAAGATGTTAGCCGTTATTAGCTCTTTATGTAGAGAGTTGCTAGCTGCAGATTCTTCACGGTCGCAAAGAAGCGATAGTTTCGTAAGCAGATGTGACGGCTCGGTTTAG
- a CDS encoding histone: protein MALKDTAKKMTDLLESIQLNLLKAEKGNKAAAQRVRTESIRLEKIAKVYRKESIKAEKMGLMKRSKVAAKKAKAAAKKPTRATKIVAKKMCTKKTCVTKVKAKPTKKIFTKTKAKTAKKTHSTKK from the coding sequence ATGGCGCTAAAAGATACGGCAAAAAAAATGACAGATTTGTTGGAGAGCATCCAACTAAATTTACTTAAAGCAGAAAAAGGAAATAAAGCCGCAGCTCAACGAGTTCGTACCGAATCCATCAGATTGGAAAAAATTGCGAAAGTCTATCGTAAAGAGTCCATCAAAGCAGAGAAAATGGGCTTGATGAAAAGAAGTAAAGTGGCAGCCAAAAAAGCTAAAGCAGCCGCTAAAAAACCTACAAGAGCAACTAAAATAGTAGCAAAAAAAATGTGCACAAAAAAAACTTGTGTAACTAAAGTCAAAGCTAAACCAACAAAAAAAATCTTTACCAAGACAAAAGCTAAAACAGCTAAAAAAACTCACTCAACAAAAAAATAA
- the rlmD gene encoding 23S rRNA (uracil(1939)-C(5))-methyltransferase RlmD, protein MSSCPRNCKHFGICGGCSSPQTEYAFSLKTKELALQNLFSPLISSQKILPVIPCSPLLRGRNKMEFSFYQTVDGEKTLGFISPSKPKKGISITECLMIDERAMDILQLTRAWWAAHPGLSAYYPPLNKGSLCTLTVRIGNISKDFMIILTTSGREEFAVPQQVIEEWQQSLLDSGLPITSIFWEEKLSARNCPTTFRTTHLYGKHFLKQQLSIEGHTSLFHIRPRSFFQPQSCQAEKIIQTIKEFIDPSGEETLLDLYCGAGTIGILLSPYVKKVIGVEIIPDAVASAHENIQLNSVNMEVFLEDAKQFCKRNENLPSPDIVVIDPPRCGMQNKALKYLLRMVPQKIIYVSCNPFTQFNECSILVDQGYQLQRMQPIDQFPHTSHLENVVLLERRDS, encoded by the coding sequence TTGTCATCTTGTCCTCGTAATTGTAAACATTTCGGAATCTGTGGGGGGTGCTCATCTCCTCAAACAGAATATGCGTTCTCTTTAAAAACGAAGGAACTTGCTCTACAGAATTTATTCTCTCCTCTTATCTCTTCTCAAAAAATTCTTCCTGTAATTCCCTGCTCGCCTCTTCTTCGCGGAAGGAATAAAATGGAATTCTCTTTTTATCAAACTGTTGATGGAGAAAAAACTTTAGGGTTTATCTCTCCATCTAAACCCAAAAAAGGGATCTCTATTACTGAGTGTTTGATGATTGATGAGCGTGCCATGGACATTCTTCAGCTCACTCGAGCTTGGTGGGCTGCCCATCCAGGGTTGTCTGCTTATTATCCCCCCCTAAATAAAGGTTCATTATGCACGCTCACTGTCCGAATAGGGAATATCTCTAAAGACTTTATGATTATTTTGACCACTTCTGGGAGAGAGGAGTTTGCTGTCCCTCAACAAGTCATCGAAGAATGGCAACAATCTCTTTTAGATTCTGGCCTACCAATTACTTCCATTTTTTGGGAAGAAAAGCTTTCTGCAAGAAACTGTCCAACTACCTTTCGAACAACCCACCTTTATGGGAAACATTTCCTCAAACAGCAGCTATCGATAGAAGGGCACACAAGCTTGTTTCATATTCGCCCGAGAAGCTTCTTCCAACCACAAAGCTGCCAAGCAGAAAAAATCATTCAAACGATTAAAGAATTTATAGATCCTTCAGGAGAAGAAACCCTTTTAGACCTATATTGCGGAGCTGGGACTATTGGGATTCTGCTCTCTCCTTATGTCAAAAAAGTCATTGGCGTTGAAATCATCCCAGATGCTGTTGCTTCAGCTCATGAGAATATTCAACTCAACTCCGTAAACATGGAAGTGTTCTTAGAAGACGCTAAACAATTTTGCAAACGTAATGAAAACCTTCCCTCCCCAGATATCGTTGTGATCGATCCCCCTCGTTGTGGTATGCAAAATAAAGCATTAAAATACCTTTTACGTATGGTCCCTCAAAAAATTATTTATGTCTCTTGTAATCCCTTTACGCAATTCAACGAATGCTCAATACTCGTTGATCAGGGATATCAACTTCAACGAATGCAGCCTATAGACCAATTCCCACACACCAGCCACCTAGAAAATGTTGTCCTTTTAGAAAGGAGAGATTCCTAA
- the yajC gene encoding preprotein translocase subunit YajC, with protein sequence MFSRVFFSLLFFLGCCPVLFADVDSPQRATFGQPAVMLGIAIVFFYFILWRPEQKRRQAMEKRKSELVIGDKVTAMGIVGTIAEIREHTVILNIASGKIEILKAAISEILKAEK encoded by the coding sequence ATGTTCTCTCGTGTATTTTTTAGCCTCCTTTTCTTTTTGGGATGTTGCCCAGTTTTATTTGCTGATGTTGATTCTCCTCAACGAGCAACATTTGGGCAGCCTGCAGTAATGTTGGGAATCGCCATTGTCTTTTTCTATTTCATCCTATGGCGCCCAGAGCAAAAACGCCGTCAAGCTATGGAAAAAAGAAAAAGCGAATTAGTTATTGGAGATAAAGTAACTGCTATGGGGATCGTTGGAACAATTGCAGAAATTCGCGAACACACAGTTATTTTAAATATTGCCTCAGGGAAAATTGAAATCCTTAAAGCTGCTATTTCAGAAATTCTTAAAGCTGAAAAATAA